In Paracoccus contaminans, the genomic stretch CGGCGGCGACGAACATGTAGCCCAGCTGCGAACAGGTCGAATAGGCGATCACGCGCTTGATGTCGTTCTGGACCAGCCCCACGGTGGCGGCAAAGAAGGCCGTGCAGGCGCCGACCAGCACGATGAAGTTCTTGGCGTCGGGCGCGAATTCATACAGCGGCGACATGCGGCAGACGAGGAACACCCCCGCCGTCACCATGGTCGCGGCATGGATCAGGGCCGATACCGGGGTCGGGCCTTCCATTGCGTCGGGCAGCCAAGTGTGCAGGCCAAGCTGCGCCGACTTGCCCATCGCGCCGATGAACAGCAGCACGCCCAGCAGGTTGGCGGCATTCCACGTCGTCCACAGGAACGGCAGCTCGGTCTGGGCGATCTGCGGAACCTGGGCGAAGATCTCGTCAAAGCGGATCGTGCCGGTCAGCCAGAAGATGCCGAAAATCCCCAGCAGAAAGCCAAAATCCCCCACCCGGTTGACGATGAAGGCCTTCATCGCCGCCGCATTGGCACTGGGCTTTCTGTAGTAGAAGCCGATCAGCAGATAGGAGGCGACGCCCACCCCTTCCCAGCCGAAGAACATCTGGAGCAGGTTGTCGGCCGTCACCAGCATCAGCATCGCGAAGGTGAAGAACGACAGATAAGCGAAGAAGCGCGCCCGGTAAGGCTCGTCCTCGGCCCAGTTGTCGTCATGGGCCATGTAGCCCATCGAATAAAGATGAACGAGCGCCGACACCGAGGTGACCACGATCAGCATGATCGCCGTCAGCCGGTCCAGCCGGATCGCCCATTCGGCGCGGAAATCGCCCGTGACCACCCAATCCATGACGGGGATGTGCCGCGTGGTGCCGTCAAAGCCCAGGAACAGGATCCAGGACATCACGCAGGCTGCGAACAGAATGGCGGTCGTCAGAACCTGCGCGCCTTTTTCCGAGATTACCCGCCAGCCGAAACCAGCGATGATCGAGGCCGCGAACGGGGCGAGGACGATGAACTTTTCCATGCTCTCAACCCTTCATCACGTTGACGTCTTCGACTTCGATCGTGCCGCGGTTGCGGAAGAACACGACCAGAATCGCCAGTCCGATCGCCGCCTCAGCCGCGGCGACGGTCAGGACGAACATCGTGAAGACCTGCCCCGCCAGATCGCCCAGATGCGAGGAAAAGGCGACAAAGTTGATATTGACCGACAGCAGGATCAGTTCGATCGACATCAGGATGACGATGACGTTCTTGCGGTTGACGAAGATGCCGAACACGCCGGTGACGAACAGAATCGCCCCGACGATGAGGTAATGGGTCAGTCCGATCATTCGCTTCGTCCCTCTTCCGGTCCGTGTCCCCGGTTGTCGTCTTGGCGCGACTCTCTCGCGCAGGTCTTAGATCACGCCGCCTGAATAGAACAGCGGGCAACAGAATTCGGCCGGATGACGATCTTGCATCAGGCTACCGCGCAGTCACGTACGGTGCCTTGCCGCCCCGCAGATCGGGGTAAAAGGCCGCGCATCCACAGCTTTCCGTCCCCGGCCTGTCGGCGGCCATCGTCGAGATGGGATTGCGTCGAGCGAGCTGGTCAAGCGCGGCCAGATCCTTGACCCGGCCCGCCAGCAAAATCTTGCGGACCGTCTCGACCTCCTTGGCTCGATCTGGCCCCTTGACTTCGCCGGCATCGGTGTAGCCGATGCGCGACTTGGTCAGATCAAGGGTTGCCCCCGTCCGGCAGTCCTCGACCTGGTAGTACGATCCAAAGCCTTGCGGTACGCCATAACCGCCGGCACGGCCGACCATTCCATTCGACAATTTTTCGTCAGGCCCAGCACCTGACTCAATGTCTTGAAACCCGCAGTGCGGCAGGTCGGGGGACAGCGATGGCGCGGCGTCCTCTTGAGAGCCAACGCACGCCGCCAAGCCCGAAATTGCGCCCAGTGCCATGGCCACCGCCAGCTTCACAGCCCCTGCCCCGGCTTCGGGTTGGTCATCCGCATCGCCTTCTTCGGATCGCGCCACATCTGCTGCAGCACGTCCTGCCGCTTGATGTCGCGGCGGTGGCGCAGGGTCAGTAGGATCGCCCCGATCATCGCGACCAGCAGGATCAGCCCTGACAGCTGGAAGGGCAGCAGGTAGCGGTCATACAGCACGGCGCCGATCGCATGGGTGTTGATCGTGTTGGCGATGATGGGCGCCACGCGCGCATCCGCCGCCGTGTCGGCCGACTGCCAGGCCCCGAAGGCGATCCCCAGCATCGCCAGAACCACCAGCCCCATCAGCAGACCCAGCGGCAGATAGCGCGCCAGCTCGCCCTTGAGCTCGGCAAAGTCGATGTCCAGCATCATGACGACGAACAGGAACAGCACCGCCACCGCCCCGACATAGACGATGATCAGCAGCATGGCCACGAACTCGGCCCCCTGCAGGACGAAAAGACCCGCTGCGGACAGGAAGGCAAGGATCAGCCACAGCACCGAATGGACCGGGTTGCGCGAGATGACCACCATGAAGCCGGACACCACCACGCACAGCGC encodes the following:
- a CDS encoding NADH-quinone oxidoreductase subunit J, translated to MITFSFYLFALCVVVSGFMVVISRNPVHSVLWLILAFLSAAGLFVLQGAEFVAMLLIIVYVGAVAVLFLFVVMMLDIDFAELKGELARYLPLGLLMGLVVLAMLGIAFGAWQSADTAADARVAPIIANTINTHAIGAVLYDRYLLPFQLSGLILLVAMIGAILLTLRHRRDIKRQDVLQQMWRDPKKAMRMTNPKPGQGL
- the nuoK gene encoding NADH-quinone oxidoreductase subunit NuoK: MIGLTHYLIVGAILFVTGVFGIFVNRKNVIVILMSIELILLSVNINFVAFSSHLGDLAGQVFTMFVLTVAAAEAAIGLAILVVFFRNRGTIEVEDVNVMKG